From a region of the Helianthus annuus cultivar XRQ/B chromosome 5, HanXRQr2.0-SUNRISE, whole genome shotgun sequence genome:
- the LOC110942155 gene encoding NDR1/HIN1-like protein 10, translated as MSPLISPPPPSPPEPPEAPSVYCTPSPQSKATTPSPTTRSFLSRQHSYIKPSPLTKHVLSRLQSSNSTISNVLSPEFPHEHDTTKSRVRLLLRKHRRTNPAVWCVAIICLIFCLLVIFFGIATLIIFLVVKPKTPILDTSHATLNGIYFDSPGHFNGDFTFIANFSNPNKKLNVKFEHAFMQLYFKDDVIATQSIQPFSQRSKETGVVVIHFISSLVTLPPSYAKELQTQVLSNKVLYSVRGTFKVRASWGAVHFSYWLHGWCELQMSSPPSGSLRARTCKTKR; from the coding sequence ATGTCACCCCTcatatcaccaccaccaccgtcgccgccAGAACCACCAGAGGCGCCATCCGTCTATTGCACGCCTTCGCCGCAATCGAAAGCCACCACCCCCTCTCCCACCACGCGTAGTTTCCTTTCAAGACAACACTCATATATCAAACCATCCCCTCTTACCAAACATGTCTTGTCAAGACTACAATCATCAAATTCCACAATTTCAAACGTGTTATCACCCGAGTTTCCACACGAACATGACACCACGAAATCAAGAGTTCGACTCTTGTTAAGGAAACACCGCCGCACGAATCCAGCCGTGTGGTGTGTTGCTATAATATGTTTAATATTTTGCCTACTTGTAATATTCTTTGGAATTGCAACTTTGATCATTTTTCTAGTTGTCAAGCCAAAAACACCCATTCTTGACACTAGCCATGCAACCCTAAACGGTATATATTTCGACTCGCCGGGCCATTTCAACGGTGACTTCACTTTCATTGCAAATTTCTCCAATCCCAACAAGAAACTCAACGTTAAATTCGAGCATGCGTTCATGCAACTATACTTCAAAGATGATGTGATCGCTACGCAATCAATTCAACCATTTAGCCAAAGAAGTAAGGAGACTGGAGTGGTGGTGATTCACTTCATATCAAGTTTGGTCACTTTGCCACCAAGCTATGCAAAGGAACTTCAAACACAAGTTTTGAGTAATAAAGTTTTATATAGTGTGAGAGGGACCTTTAAGGTGCGAGCTAGTTGGGGTGCGGTTCACTTTTCTTATTGGTTGCATGGATGGTGTGAGTTGCAAATGAGTAGTCCTCCATCCGGTTCACTCAGGGCTCGAACTTGCAAGACCAAGAGATGA